ATTCGGCTGTATAAAAATCTATTATTCTGTCCATGCTGGTTACTAGATTATCACTTTGCAGAAAAATAAAGAAACATAGATTAAAGATATAGAAACACAGATTAAGAGAACTTAGGGAAATCTATTCATGAGGGGGACCCCGTAATGGCATCCTGCTTTTGGAAACGGAACAAATGGGCAGCGGCAGCGGCCATAATAATAGCGGCAACTCTTTGCTTTATCCTTATTCCATCTACCGTGGAAAGTGAGCCTTCCAGAGAAACCGAACTGCTCTGGAATACTGCCTCAGGTATGATGAAGGAGACCCCGGAAATTACGATGACTTTCGGAACTGTTTATACAGGAATCATCAACAGGAAAGAACTTGAGCAGTTGGGGAACCGGTTAGCGGGACAATTCGGCATAACCCGGAGTTCTTTACTAGAAGAATCCGGACATGCCATATACGAGGGAAAAACCACTTTACCCGGGGGAGCCCCGCTGATTCTGCGCTTAGCAGAAATGGATTCCGGGGATGCTTATATGCTAATCTCCCTTCCGTTCCATTCCGAAACAGATCTGATCCAGATTAAAGAAGCTCAACAACGGGTGGAAAAACAGCTTAACTCACAGGGGATATCCCCGGAATGGCGTATAATGCTTCGCGGCGAAATCACTCCCGGGCTTCGGGGAGAAACTATCCGGACGGACGGAAATCTTGACCAGTCCAAAGCAGAATCCGTTTTGGCCCAAGTGGCCGCATCCTTGTCTGCATCACGGCTGGAAGCTTACGAAAACGGTCAATCAAGAAATGTTACTCTCCATTCTCCCTACATAGAAACGAAGATCCAAAGCGGAGACAATACGGTGAATG
This Paenibacillus larvae subsp. larvae DNA region includes the following protein-coding sequences:
- a CDS encoding YwmB family TATA-box binding protein, which codes for MASCFWKRNKWAAAAAIIIAATLCFILIPSTVESEPSRETELLWNTASGMMKETPEITMTFGTVYTGIINRKELEQLGNRLAGQFGITRSSLLEESGHAIYEGKTTLPGGAPLILRLAEMDSGDAYMLISLPFHSETDLIQIKEAQQRVEKQLNSQGISPEWRIMLRGEITPGLRGETIRTDGNLDQSKAESVLAQVAASLSASRLEAYENGQSRNVTLHSPYIETKIQSGDNTVNVQAAVHQHTETGAWTLTLATPVITSDF